The following coding sequences lie in one Benincasa hispida cultivar B227 chromosome 6, ASM972705v1, whole genome shotgun sequence genomic window:
- the LOC120079095 gene encoding uncharacterized protein LOC120079095, giving the protein MTTNISECLNNILKEPREFPVASLLDYIRETLQNWFYEKGQSTLSMRTVLTSWVESELREQHSQSRSLEIFNQVDPINNEEYKVVDGDNHFLENLAYKSCSCRVWDLVEIPCAHACAIIRGLNLDIYAFVSDYYFSSTLLSTYKGSVYPIENHSDWRSIDVENPSTIDSITDSMPITDTILSVIEAVQLVFKV; this is encoded by the exons ATGACTACTAATATTTCAGAGTGcttgaataatattttgaaagagCCTAGGGAGTTCCCTGTTGCATCATTACTTGATTATATTAGAGAAACACTTCAAAATTGGTTTTATGAAAAAGGTCAATCAACATTATCCATGAGGACTGTTTTGACTAGTTGGGTAGAGTCTGAGTTGCGAGAGCAACACAGTCAGTCAAGAAG CTTGGAAATATTTAATCAG gttGATCCTATTAACAATGAAGAATACAAAGTAGTTGATGGAGATAATCactttttggaaaatttggccTATAAATCGTGCAGTTGTCGTGTTTGGGATTTGGTAGAGATTCCATGTGCTCATGCTTGTGCTATTATTCGTGggctaaatttagatatatatgcTTTTGTGTCGGATTACTATTTTTCCAGTACATTGTTATCAACTTATAAAGGATCAGTTTATCCTATTGAAAATCATTCTGATTGGAGATCTATTGATGTTG AAAATCCATCAACGATagattctatcactgatagcatgccTATTACTGATAccatactatcagtgatagaagctgtGCAGCTTGTGTTTAAAGTTTGA